A stretch of the Planktothricoides raciborskii GIHE-MW2 genome encodes the following:
- a CDS encoding AMIN domain-containing protein encodes MKKPKLARVFWLTVFAPAFGNIANFGNVGILSLLSLLSSTVSLNQVHSVAIAAEGRQWEYDPYTNQLQITSKEKPEYFILADPPRIVIDVPRSNFGRNPTQESYPGLVQSIRISEFKPGETRIVMDLDPAISIHPGQITLEPLGQGNRWVLRPQIALSQALPRVESRGTLPQLPPQANIRHQSPILGNQLGNQLGNQPESSPESIIMPPLPVTTGPLTPLNPVPINSEVGLPTQPLTPGNSQGDRPVTVNVPGLDGMPSGGISVSETKGTTETTEIFVPPPPPPDWQSDCSNAECPVPTETSSIPIPVSPSKTPAVTDSSVMTREEMELMESLPPYSEWQQVPLTESPSVSVEASASVTPSIDSTVAETPVILPVPATPEWQAIAPNESLSLESSNPVSATNESLSLMAYSSPSDEVITFGESLPRRSNAEPPVNSVNSVDSVTAINVPNLPNNQNDLNNVNPTEVQIPVTDPNVLVAAGTMIILSYPGSEGFTVKSGSSRREVLVVNVEVYDRNGNAIAPVGTPAIGTFKSDRSGIRFVLESIVINGKMVSIKAESNPIAGDMAISRNGLLSWSTLGAIGGAAIGGLAGGPLLGGAAAGIAANLLSSPKEIAIAPGQVLPVRLTEHWRAN; translated from the coding sequence ATGAAAAAACCAAAATTAGCACGGGTATTTTGGTTGACTGTATTTGCACCCGCATTCGGCAATATTGCAAACTTCGGCAATGTGGGCATCCTCAGTCTACTCAGCCTACTCAGTTCAACGGTTAGCCTGAATCAAGTACATTCTGTGGCGATCGCCGCCGAGGGCAGACAGTGGGAATACGACCCCTATACCAATCAATTACAAATTACCAGCAAGGAAAAGCCAGAATATTTTATCCTTGCAGATCCGCCGCGAATCGTCATCGATGTTCCCCGTAGCAACTTTGGCAGAAATCCTACTCAAGAAAGTTACCCCGGTTTAGTGCAAAGCATTAGAATTAGTGAGTTTAAACCCGGAGAAACGCGAATTGTCATGGATCTCGATCCCGCCATTTCGATTCATCCAGGACAAATCACTCTGGAACCCCTGGGTCAAGGAAATCGCTGGGTTTTACGTCCACAAATTGCCTTGTCACAAGCCTTACCCAGAGTGGAGAGTCGGGGGACATTGCCCCAACTGCCACCGCAGGCCAATATTAGGCATCAATCCCCCATACTAGGCAACCAACTGGGCAACCAACTGGGCAACCAGCCAGAAAGCAGCCCGGAAAGTATCATTATGCCGCCATTGCCGGTGACTACAGGACCCCTAACGCCACTAAATCCTGTACCGATTAATTCCGAGGTGGGCTTACCGACGCAACCACTCACACCAGGTAATTCTCAGGGCGATCGCCCTGTTACGGTCAACGTTCCTGGCTTGGATGGGATGCCCTCTGGCGGTATTTCGGTCAGTGAAACCAAGGGAACAACGGAGACAACAGAAATATTTGTCCCACCACCGCCACCCCCTGACTGGCAAAGCGACTGTAGCAACGCGGAATGTCCTGTCCCTACCGAAACCTCCTCGATCCCTATCCCTGTATCACCGTCAAAAACTCCTGCGGTGACGGACTCCAGTGTGATGACCCGTGAAGAGATGGAATTAATGGAGTCTTTGCCGCCCTATTCTGAATGGCAGCAAGTCCCTCTGACCGAAAGCCCATCGGTCAGCGTTGAAGCCTCTGCATCCGTCACTCCTTCCATTGACTCGACGGTGGCAGAAACACCAGTAATTCTCCCTGTCCCGGCTACACCGGAATGGCAAGCGATCGCCCCGAATGAATCTTTATCATTAGAGTCAAGCAACCCGGTTTCTGCGACTAATGAGTCTTTATCTTTGATGGCTTATTCATCCCCATCAGATGAGGTGATTACTTTCGGCGAATCTTTGCCAAGGCGATCGAATGCAGAACCTCCCGTAAATTCTGTAAATTCTGTAGATTCTGTGACGGCGATTAATGTACCCAATCTGCCAAATAATCAGAACGATCTGAATAATGTCAACCCCACGGAGGTGCAAATTCCTGTCACCGATCCGAATGTATTAGTAGCCGCTGGGACGATGATTATTTTAAGTTATCCCGGTTCAGAAGGATTTACCGTTAAAAGCGGTTCCTCTCGACGGGAAGTTTTGGTGGTAAATGTGGAAGTTTATGACCGCAATGGCAATGCGATCGCCCCAGTAGGAACACCGGCAATCGGTACTTTTAAAAGCGATCGCTCTGGTATTCGTTTTGTACTGGAATCAATCGTGATTAATGGTAAAATGGTAAGCATCAAAGCCGAATCAAACCCGATCGCCGGAGATATGGCAATTTCCCGAAATGGGCTGCTGAGTTGGTCTACCCTGGGGGCGATCGGTGGTGCAGCCATTGGCGGTTTAGCTGGGGGTCCATTATTAGGCGGCGCAGCAGCGGGAATTGCGGCCAATTTACTATCGTCACCCAAAGAAATTGCGATCGCGCCCGGTCAAGTTTTGCCCGTGCGTTTGACCGAACATTGGCGTGCCAATTAA
- a CDS encoding lipopolysaccharide assembly protein LapA domain-containing protein, with the protein MKPIPAILICVILAVWVGAIAILSVQNATPVQLSFLGLQSIQMPVGVVLAFSVAIGTIAGAIAPLIWNNK; encoded by the coding sequence ATGAAACCAATTCCTGCCATATTAATTTGCGTAATTTTAGCGGTTTGGGTGGGAGCGATCGCGATTTTGTCAGTACAAAATGCGACCCCAGTCCAGTTATCTTTTTTAGGTTTACAGTCAATTCAAATGCCGGTGGGTGTGGTGCTGGCGTTTTCTGTGGCAATTGGCACCATTGCTGGGGCGATCGCGCCTTTAATCTGGAATAATAAATAA
- a CDS encoding phosphoglucomutase/phosphomannomutase family protein yields MSTAAESQEIKFGTDGWRGLIAKDFTFANVRKVTRAIASYLETAYSKDRPVLVAYDPRFLADEFANTAAEILADLGWTVKIVDRDCPTPVIAYNALHLKSAGALMFTASHNPAPYCGIKYIPDYAGPATPEITDTIVANIPGASDAPPATKKTEQISTFDPKPEYLKFLYSQIDLDRLRSAKLKVKYDALYSTSRGYLDEVLAYCGCETESFHTWRDVLFGGGMPEPKPEQLQELVESVTSGGADLGLATDGDSDRFGIVDEKGNVLTPNTILLLLARHLVKNKGKRGAIVRTVATTHLLDNLAAKYGLELYETAVGFKYVGEKMRETDVLIGGEESGGLSVLGHIPEKDGILADMLVAEAIAYEGKPLSQLVEEAIKEADGPLYNNRLDMHLTEAHKAAVLDAYLNNPPSEIAGIHVKEVGRKDGIKLYMADGGWILLRPSGTEPLIRVYIETNSAEKLASIEAEMQSGIDKLA; encoded by the coding sequence ATGAGTACAGCAGCGGAATCACAGGAAATTAAGTTTGGTACGGATGGATGGCGAGGACTGATCGCCAAAGATTTTACTTTTGCCAATGTACGCAAGGTGACACGGGCGATCGCCAGTTATCTAGAAACTGCTTACAGCAAAGACAGACCTGTTTTAGTCGCCTACGATCCCCGCTTCTTAGCTGATGAGTTTGCCAACACTGCCGCTGAGATTTTGGCCGATTTGGGCTGGACGGTAAAAATCGTAGACCGGGATTGTCCGACGCCGGTAATTGCTTACAATGCTTTACATTTGAAGTCCGCTGGGGCTTTGATGTTTACCGCTTCTCACAACCCGGCCCCCTATTGCGGCATTAAATATATCCCAGATTACGCAGGCCCTGCGACTCCAGAAATTACTGATACCATTGTGGCCAATATTCCCGGTGCTTCTGATGCACCCCCAGCCACCAAGAAAACTGAGCAAATTTCCACTTTTGACCCCAAACCCGAATATCTGAAGTTTCTCTATAGCCAAATTGATCTGGATCGACTGCGGAGTGCGAAACTTAAGGTTAAGTATGATGCCCTGTACTCAACTTCACGGGGTTATTTAGATGAAGTTTTAGCTTACTGCGGTTGTGAAACCGAAAGTTTCCACACTTGGCGGGATGTGTTGTTTGGTGGCGGGATGCCCGAACCCAAGCCAGAACAACTGCAAGAGTTGGTGGAGTCTGTCACCAGCGGTGGGGCGGATTTAGGTCTAGCCACTGACGGGGATAGCGATCGCTTTGGCATTGTGGACGAAAAAGGCAATGTCCTCACTCCCAACACGATTTTATTGTTGTTAGCCCGTCACTTGGTTAAAAACAAGGGCAAACGTGGGGCAATTGTCCGAACTGTAGCCACGACCCACTTATTAGATAACCTGGCGGCTAAGTACGGTTTAGAACTGTATGAAACCGCTGTGGGCTTTAAGTATGTGGGCGAAAAAATGCGGGAAACCGATGTGCTGATTGGCGGTGAAGAGTCCGGGGGCTTAAGTGTTCTGGGACATATTCCCGAAAAGGATGGGATTTTGGCCGATATGCTGGTGGCAGAGGCGATCGCTTATGAAGGGAAACCCCTTAGCCAATTGGTTGAAGAAGCGATTAAAGAAGCCGATGGCCCCTTGTACAATAACCGCCTTGATATGCATTTAACCGAAGCCCACAAAGCAGCGGTTTTAGATGCTTATCTGAACAATCCTCCGTCAGAAATAGCCGGAATTCATGTTAAAGAAGTGGGACGGAAAGACGGGATTAAGCTGTATATGGCTGATGGTGGCTGGATTTTGCTGCGTCCTTCTGGGACAGAACCCCTGATTCGGGTTTATATTGAAACTAATTCAGCGGAAAAATTAGCTTCTATCGAAGCCGAAATGCAATCGGGCATCGATAAGCTGGCTTAA
- a CDS encoding NB-ARC domain-containing protein, which produces MDIQEVLKIADRLVFHHTGKHLDNLQKTILQGVWQGKKYTDIAENMAYTEGYVRDTASDLWKILSELAGEEINKSNLCSALERWQFSVSSTISNSHKSNKVINKINNNLSLCGDRTSSPLGEQSENSKNSDNGQKSGNNQSENPLKNLPIQDIREAPVRGKIWGRVNEISTLENWLLSENSRLVGILGISGIGKTTLSRHLLGKIQNNFDYIIWKNLHHAPSLSTMLRQLILSLANASDLTLQLPETPEKNFLLDLEIEELFSILCEYLREYRCLIILDHVQSILAENKLAGNYRSHLTNYSNFFKNIGEIAHQSCLIFNSWESPLEIIDLTGVNTPVKILLLNGIGETAREIFQEHNLLDEENWPELINAYGGNPYWLKTVARMIQELFNGQVKDYLKYNALFLGDEMMAQLNQHFQRLSPLETQVISQFSQINTPVTIAELLQNLTLSPTELLQGIQSLIRRSLIEKITQDKLTLFTVSPVIKEYLKNIHKNI; this is translated from the coding sequence ATGGATATTCAAGAGGTTTTAAAAATAGCCGATCGCTTGGTTTTTCATCATACGGGAAAACACTTAGATAATCTGCAAAAAACTATTCTGCAAGGGGTTTGGCAAGGGAAAAAATATACTGATATTGCGGAAAACATGGCTTATACTGAAGGTTATGTGAGAGATACCGCTTCAGATTTATGGAAAATATTATCAGAGTTGGCTGGGGAAGAAATTAATAAATCTAATTTATGTTCCGCTTTAGAGAGATGGCAATTTTCGGTTTCTTCCACAATTTCTAATTCTCATAAATCCAATAAAGTCATTAATAAAATTAATAATAACTTAAGTTTATGTGGCGATCGCACCTCATCTCCCCTGGGTGAACAATCAGAGAATAGTAAAAATTCAGACAATGGACAGAAATCAGGGAACAATCAATCAGAAAATCCTCTCAAAAATTTACCGATTCAAGATATAAGAGAAGCCCCAGTTAGAGGCAAAATATGGGGTAGAGTTAATGAAATATCAACCCTAGAGAATTGGCTATTGTCAGAAAACAGTCGATTAGTGGGAATATTAGGAATCAGCGGTATCGGTAAAACCACATTATCCCGTCATCTGCTGGGAAAAATCCAAAATAACTTTGATTATATTATTTGGAAAAATCTGCATCATGCTCCCAGCTTATCAACAATGCTGAGACAATTAATTTTATCTTTAGCCAATGCCTCCGATCTAACTTTGCAATTACCGGAAACCCCAGAGAAAAATTTCCTATTAGATTTAGAGATAGAAGAATTATTTTCAATCCTTTGTGAATATTTGCGCGAGTATCGCTGTTTAATTATCTTAGATCATGTGCAGTCCATCTTGGCAGAAAATAAGTTGGCGGGTAATTATCGCAGTCATTTAACTAACTATAGTAATTTTTTTAAAAATATCGGGGAAATTGCTCACCAAAGTTGTTTAATCTTCAACAGTTGGGAATCCCCCTTAGAAATTATTGATTTAACAGGGGTCAATACACCCGTTAAAATATTATTATTAAATGGAATTGGGGAAACAGCCAGAGAAATTTTTCAAGAACACAATTTATTAGATGAGGAAAACTGGCCAGAATTAATTAATGCCTATGGCGGTAATCCTTACTGGTTAAAAACCGTGGCGCGAATGATTCAGGAATTATTTAATGGCCAAGTCAAAGATTATTTAAAATATAATGCCCTGTTTCTGGGTGATGAAATGATGGCTCAATTAAATCAGCATTTTCAACGATTATCCCCATTAGAAACACAGGTAATCTCTCAATTCAGCCAAATCAATACCCCGGTAACGATTGCCGAACTGTTACAAAATTTAACCCTGTCACCCACTGAGTTGTTGCAGGGGATTCAATCGTTGATCAGACGTTCATTAATTGAAAAGATTACCCAAGATAAATTAACATTATTTACCGTATCACCTGTGATTAAGGAATATCTAAAAAATATCCATAAAAATATCTAA
- the thrC gene encoding threonine synthase: MIQATVTHNHRPETLSSGAALGATFDALKCKECGAEYEPKAIHVCEFCFGPLEVSYNYEVLRQQVSRATIEAGPNSIWRYRPLLPVATDNVIDVGTGMTPLLKANRLARRLGIKNLYIKNDAVNMPTLSFKDRVVSVALSRARELGFTTVSCASTGNLANSTAAIAARAGLDCCVFIPSDLESGKVLGTLIYSPTLMAVHGNYDQVNRLCSEVANSYGWGFVNINLRPYYSEGSKTLGYEVAEQLGWQLPDHIVAPLASGSLFTKIYKGFQEFIKLGLVDDKAVRFSGAQADGCSPIAQAFRENRDFITPVKPNTVAKSIAIGNPADGVYALDIAHQTNGNIESVSDPEIIEGIKLLAETEGIFTETAGGTTVAVLKKLVEAGKIDPDETTVVYITGNGLKTQEAIQGYIGEPLTIEPKLESFERALERSRTLDRLEWQQVLV, translated from the coding sequence ATGATTCAGGCCACCGTAACACACAACCATAGACCAGAAACCTTGAGCAGCGGCGCCGCTTTGGGTGCCACCTTTGACGCCCTCAAGTGTAAAGAATGTGGCGCTGAATATGAACCAAAGGCAATTCATGTGTGTGAATTCTGTTTTGGCCCATTGGAAGTCAGCTATAACTATGAAGTCCTCCGCCAGCAAGTCAGTCGGGCAACCATTGAAGCGGGGCCTAACTCCATTTGGCGTTATCGTCCTTTGTTACCTGTGGCGACCGATAATGTGATTGATGTGGGAACTGGCATGACCCCACTCCTGAAAGCCAATCGTTTAGCCCGTCGTCTGGGGATTAAAAATCTTTATATTAAAAATGACGCGGTGAATATGCCCACCCTCAGCTTCAAAGATCGGGTGGTGTCCGTCGCTTTAAGCCGCGCCAGAGAACTGGGTTTTACTACGGTTTCTTGCGCCAGTACCGGCAACTTGGCTAACTCTACCGCCGCGATCGCAGCCCGGGCTGGATTAGACTGTTGCGTATTTATTCCCTCGGACTTAGAATCCGGTAAAGTTTTGGGCACCCTCATCTACAGCCCAACTCTGATGGCCGTTCATGGCAATTATGACCAAGTAAACCGCCTCTGTTCTGAAGTGGCTAACAGCTACGGCTGGGGTTTCGTCAATATTAATTTGCGTCCTTATTACTCTGAAGGTTCAAAAACCCTGGGTTATGAAGTCGCCGAACAACTGGGCTGGCAACTTCCCGACCATATTGTTGCACCTTTGGCCTCTGGTTCTCTCTTCACCAAAATTTACAAAGGTTTCCAAGAATTTATTAAACTCGGTTTGGTGGATGACAAAGCGGTACGCTTCAGCGGCGCCCAAGCGGATGGCTGTTCGCCGATCGCCCAAGCTTTCCGGGAAAACCGCGATTTTATTACCCCAGTCAAACCCAACACCGTGGCCAAATCCATCGCGATCGGCAACCCGGCAGATGGGGTCTATGCTTTGGACATTGCCCATCAAACCAACGGCAACATTGAATCCGTCAGCGATCCAGAAATCATCGAAGGGATTAAACTCCTGGCGGAAACCGAGGGCATCTTCACCGAAACTGCCGGAGGCACCACCGTTGCCGTCCTCAAGAAATTGGTCGAAGCGGGTAAAATCGATCCGGACGAAACCACCGTTGTCTATATCACCGGCAATGGCTTGAAAACCCAGGAAGCGATCCAAGGTTACATCGGCGAACCCCTCACCATTGAGCCAAAACTGGAAAGTTTCGAGCGGGCCTTAGAACGTTCTCGGACCCTCGATCGCTTAGAATGGCAGCAAGTTCTGGTTTAA
- the cas2 gene encoding CRISPR-associated endonuclease Cas2 produces MAESKHWYLICYDIRCPKRWRKAYKLMEGYGERMQYSIFRCWLSQREREKLRWELEKILTAEDDLLLVRLPNQCVQGIPAYNREGAWPDQPECFRIL; encoded by the coding sequence ATGGCTGAAAGTAAACATTGGTATCTAATTTGTTACGATATTCGCTGTCCCAAACGTTGGCGCAAAGCATATAAGCTGATGGAGGGATATGGGGAACGGATGCAATATTCTATTTTCCGTTGTTGGCTGTCTCAGCGAGAACGGGAAAAGTTGCGCTGGGAGTTGGAGAAGATTTTGACCGCAGAGGATGATTTGCTGCTGGTTCGGCTGCCAAACCAATGCGTGCAAGGGATTCCGGCCTATAATCGAGAGGGGGCTTGGCCAGACCAACCAGAATGTTTTCGGATTTTATGA
- a CDS encoding type I-MYXAN CRISPR-associated endonuclease Cas4/Cas1 produces the protein MLQLPNNLELSQSDLTKSHTIRVAALHALAYCPRLFYLEEVEELYTQDAAVFAGRRLHEELEKEEEEEWEDLFLESEELGLRGRMDALRTRDGQTIPYEHKRGRPQRDENKQPQAWESDRLQILAYCCLLESALGIAVSEGRIRYHAENVLIRVPLDQAGRTAVQDAIQQAKKLRSSTQRPPVCSNERLCTRCSLAPVCLPEEARLAHNPEWEPVRLFPEDDRRQVLHILEPGTAVGRTGEQIKISRQGQPVEKIPAQQVSQVVLHSFSQISTQALHFCAGEDITVHWISGGGRYMGSFDSRQGSVQRRIRQYAALTSSETCLDLAKKLVNCRGKGQRQLLMRGKRGLKPVPENLTEAISQMQKVLKQVPRAESLASLLGLEGNLAALYFGALPNLISAQVPPEMHFAGRNRRPPKDRFNCLLSFGYALLLKDVMSAILTVGLESALGFYHQPRSQAAPLALDLMEIFRIPLVDLVVLGSVNRGQWDIQADFEVRGCQVWLSDSGRRKLVELYERRKQESWKHPVTGYSLTYQRLLELEVRLLEKEWSGEGGLFGHLVLR, from the coding sequence ATGTTGCAATTACCTAATAATCTCGAATTAAGCCAATCTGATTTAACCAAATCCCACACCATTCGGGTTGCCGCTTTACACGCTTTGGCCTATTGTCCGCGTCTTTTTTATCTGGAAGAAGTGGAAGAACTCTATACCCAAGATGCGGCAGTTTTTGCCGGTCGTCGGTTGCATGAGGAATTGGAAAAAGAAGAAGAAGAAGAATGGGAAGATTTATTTCTCGAAAGTGAAGAATTAGGATTACGCGGACGAATGGATGCCTTGCGAACTCGCGACGGTCAAACTATTCCTTATGAACATAAACGAGGACGCCCTCAGCGAGATGAAAATAAACAACCCCAAGCTTGGGAGTCCGATCGCCTGCAAATTTTGGCCTATTGTTGTTTGCTAGAGTCTGCCCTGGGAATTGCCGTGTCAGAAGGGCGAATCCGATACCACGCGGAGAATGTGCTGATTCGTGTCCCCCTGGATCAAGCGGGACGAACAGCAGTCCAAGACGCAATTCAACAAGCCAAAAAGCTGCGATCGTCCACACAGCGTCCTCCCGTGTGCAGCAACGAACGCCTCTGTACTCGCTGTTCTTTGGCGCCGGTTTGTTTGCCCGAAGAAGCGCGACTAGCCCATAACCCAGAGTGGGAACCAGTGCGTTTATTCCCTGAAGACGATCGCCGCCAAGTGCTGCATATCCTGGAACCGGGAACCGCCGTGGGACGGACTGGAGAACAAATCAAAATTTCTCGTCAAGGTCAGCCGGTAGAAAAAATTCCCGCGCAACAAGTATCTCAGGTAGTGCTCCATAGTTTTTCCCAAATTTCCACCCAAGCGTTGCATTTTTGTGCCGGAGAAGATATCACAGTTCATTGGATATCCGGTGGCGGTCGGTATATGGGCAGTTTTGACAGTCGTCAGGGGTCGGTCCAACGACGCATCCGCCAATATGCCGCCCTCACATCTTCAGAAACTTGCTTAGATTTGGCTAAAAAACTGGTCAATTGTCGGGGTAAAGGACAGCGCCAATTATTGATGCGGGGCAAACGGGGACTCAAACCCGTACCGGAAAATCTGACTGAGGCAATTTCTCAGATGCAAAAAGTCCTTAAACAAGTGCCTCGGGCAGAATCTTTGGCCTCCTTATTGGGGTTAGAGGGAAACTTGGCGGCCTTGTATTTTGGCGCACTGCCCAATTTGATTTCCGCCCAAGTACCCCCAGAGATGCACTTTGCCGGACGCAACCGTCGCCCTCCCAAAGATCGGTTTAACTGTTTATTGAGTTTTGGCTATGCCTTACTGCTTAAAGATGTGATGAGTGCGATTTTAACCGTGGGGTTAGAGTCAGCGTTGGGATTTTATCATCAACCGCGTTCTCAGGCAGCACCCTTGGCTTTGGATTTGATGGAAATTTTCCGAATCCCCTTAGTGGATTTAGTGGTGCTGGGTTCGGTGAACCGGGGTCAATGGGATATTCAGGCAGATTTTGAAGTGCGCGGTTGCCAAGTTTGGTTGAGTGACTCAGGGCGCCGTAAGTTGGTGGAACTGTACGAACGTCGCAAGCAGGAAAGTTGGAAACATCCAGTGACGGGTTATTCCTTAACTTATCAGCGGTTATTGGAGTTGGAAGTCCGCTTACTGGAAAAAGAATGGTCTGGTGAGGGTGGTTTGTTTGGTCATTTAGTGTTGCGTTGA
- a CDS encoding cobyrinate a,c-diamide synthase, giving the protein MSLVIAGERSGVGKTTITLALLAYLKRHLKHHLKHQLPHQLPHPEITVQSFKVGPDYIDPMFHHYVTGRPCRNLDPVLTSEDYVRQCFAHHIQGVEFALVEGVMGLFDGVPGNVVFPNQDSIGEKRFEKRGKRKILSSLSSLLFSPEVSPEDRPQDFASTAHIARLLDLPVLFVIDCSRLSGSVAAIAHGYRSWDPRIKFAGLVLNRVGSDRHLELLKEAIALLNLPILGVFRRQDHITIPDRHLGLVPTAELPELDQIIDKLAEIAAQSFDWENLLPLLKTTPDYPNQPQKNQINLIHKKLEKLPVKIGIARDATFSFYYQDNLDILASLGAELIPFSPLENSQLPPGLQGLYFGGGFPEMFAQQLSENVTFREAIFQAIQSGMPTIAECGGLMYLSKSITDFQGKSWPMVGILPSSTMMDRHLTLGYRRAIAQKNTPLLAAGEVIFGHEFHRSRLVSEPVAPLFKTWRLSQQDTESSHEGCAVNQNLHASYIHLHWGHRPEIAQRFLKSCQIKSGS; this is encoded by the coding sequence ATGAGTTTAGTCATTGCCGGAGAACGCAGCGGCGTGGGCAAAACCACCATCACCCTAGCACTATTAGCGTATTTAAAGCGCCATTTAAAGCACCATTTAAAGCACCAATTACCGCACCAATTACCGCACCCAGAAATTACGGTGCAATCGTTTAAAGTCGGGCCTGATTATATTGACCCGATGTTTCATCACTATGTGACAGGTCGCCCTTGCCGCAATTTAGATCCGGTGCTGACTTCTGAGGACTATGTTCGGCAATGCTTTGCTCACCATATCCAGGGAGTAGAATTTGCCCTGGTCGAAGGGGTGATGGGATTGTTTGATGGGGTGCCGGGAAATGTAGTATTTCCAAATCAGGATTCAATTGGAGAAAAGAGGTTCGAGAAAAGAGGAAAGAGGAAAATTCTCTCTTCTCTTTCCTCTCTTCTCTTTTCTCCCGAAGTTTCTCCCGAAGACAGACCCCAGGATTTTGCTAGTACCGCGCATATCGCCCGCTTATTGGATTTGCCGGTGTTATTCGTGATTGATTGTAGTCGCTTGTCCGGTTCTGTGGCAGCGATCGCCCACGGTTATCGTTCCTGGGATCCGAGAATTAAGTTTGCTGGGTTAGTCCTCAACCGGGTGGGTAGCGATCGCCATTTAGAACTCCTCAAAGAAGCGATCGCGCTGCTAAACTTGCCAATTCTAGGAGTTTTCCGGCGTCAAGACCACATTACCATCCCAGATAGACATCTCGGTTTAGTTCCCACTGCGGAACTGCCCGAACTAGATCAAATCATCGATAAATTAGCCGAAATTGCCGCCCAGAGTTTTGACTGGGAAAACTTACTGCCATTACTTAAAACTACTCCAGATTATCCCAATCAGCCTCAGAAAAATCAGATAAATTTAATTCACAAAAAACTGGAAAAGTTGCCAGTAAAAATTGGCATTGCCCGTGATGCTACTTTCAGTTTTTACTATCAAGATAACTTAGATATTTTGGCATCATTAGGGGCAGAATTAATCCCATTTAGTCCCCTAGAAAATAGTCAATTACCTCCGGGATTACAAGGACTTTATTTTGGTGGTGGCTTTCCCGAAATGTTCGCCCAACAACTCAGCGAAAATGTCACATTTCGTGAGGCAATCTTTCAAGCTATCCAATCAGGAATGCCCACCATCGCGGAATGTGGCGGTTTAATGTATTTATCGAAATCCATCACTGATTTTCAAGGAAAATCTTGGCCAATGGTGGGCATCTTACCCAGTAGCACTATGATGGATCGCCACTTAACTCTAGGGTATCGACGAGCGATCGCCCAAAAAAATACCCCTCTTTTAGCAGCGGGTGAGGTAATTTTTGGCCATGAATTTCATCGTTCCCGGCTGGTTTCTGAACCTGTTGCCCCCTTATTTAAAACTTGGCGGTTGAGTCAACAAGATACCGAATCCAGCCATGAAGGTTGCGCCGTAAATCAAAACCTTCATGCTTCATATATTCACTTACATTGGGGACATCGCCCAGAAATTGCCCAAAGATTTCTCAAATCTTGTCAAATCAAATCCGGTTCTTAA
- a CDS encoding MoaD/ThiS family protein, producing the protein MSVKVLIPTPLQKFTQNQAAIECSGSNIAELIDALEAACPGIKERLCDEKGQPRRFLNFYVNSEDIRFLEGTKTAIKDGDEVSIVPAVAGG; encoded by the coding sequence ATGTCTGTTAAAGTTTTAATCCCAACACCTCTACAAAAATTTACCCAAAACCAAGCGGCGATCGAATGCTCGGGCAGCAATATTGCTGAGTTGATCGACGCTTTGGAAGCCGCTTGTCCGGGTATTAAAGAGCGTTTATGTGACGAAAAAGGTCAACCCCGTCGCTTTTTAAATTTCTATGTGAATAGTGAAGATATTCGGTTTTTGGAAGGCACTAAGACGGCCATCAAAGATGGGGATGAAGTGAGCATCGTCCCAGCAGTAGCCGGTGGCTGA